One window of the Janthinobacterium sp. PAMC25594 genome contains the following:
- a CDS encoding acetaldehyde dehydrogenase (acetylating) — protein sequence MTQKSKVKVGIIGTGNIGTDLMVKIMRSEWLECTLFAGRNFNSAGMQKANELGVHISDRGIDAIVQNPDICDIVFDATSAHAHHEHWAILDKLGKTVIDMTPAKLGALCIPAINAKETLDSGARNINMITCGGQASIPIANAIAQVHPNIAYIEVASSISSRSAGPATRHNLDEYIDATEQALQKFSGAARCKAILILNPARPPIDMQTTIYAQIENPSIAEIRISVEAMVKKINAYVPGYKMIVNPTVDGNRVIVTIKVVGAGDYLPPYAGNLDIINCAAIAIAEQVAEISLRKEQNND from the coding sequence ATGACACAGAAAAGCAAAGTGAAGGTCGGTATTATCGGCACCGGCAATATTGGCACCGACCTGATGGTCAAGATCATGCGCTCCGAGTGGCTCGAATGCACCTTGTTTGCCGGCCGTAATTTCAACTCGGCAGGCATGCAAAAAGCCAACGAGCTTGGCGTGCATATTTCTGACCGCGGTATCGATGCGATCGTGCAAAACCCGGATATTTGCGACATCGTGTTCGATGCCACTTCCGCGCACGCGCACCATGAACATTGGGCAATTCTCGATAAGCTGGGCAAGACGGTTATCGACATGACACCGGCAAAGCTTGGCGCCTTGTGCATCCCTGCCATCAATGCCAAGGAAACCCTCGACAGCGGCGCACGCAATATCAACATGATCACTTGCGGCGGCCAGGCGTCGATTCCTATCGCTAACGCGATTGCCCAAGTACATCCGAATATCGCTTACATCGAAGTTGCTTCCAGCATTTCTTCGCGCAGCGCCGGACCCGCCACACGTCATAATCTTGATGAATATATCGATGCGACCGAGCAGGCGCTGCAAAAGTTTTCCGGCGCGGCGCGCTGCAAGGCGATTCTGATCCTGAATCCCGCCCGTCCGCCGATCGATATGCAGACCACGATTTATGCGCAGATCGAAAATCCAAGTATCGCAGAAATCCGCATTTCAGTCGAAGCGATGGTCAAGAAAATCAATGCCTATGTACCCGGCTATAAAATGATCGTCAATCCGACAGTTGATGGCAATCGCGTCATCGTTACCATCAAGGTGGTGGGAGCCGGCGATTATCTGCCGCCGTACGCCGGAAATCTGGATATCATCAATTGCGCTGCCATTGCCATTGCGGAACAGGTAGCCGAAATTTCATTGCGCAAGGAGCAAAACAATGACTAA
- a CDS encoding thiamine pyrophosphate-binding protein, which translates to MKIRVADYIASRLLEQGVKHVFLLNGGMMMHLVDTLGREGGLGYIHHHHEQASAMAADGYARRSGELGVCYATSGPGATNILTGLAGAWQDSTPLLFLTGQSKSTQTIQGSGIAGLRQFGTFEVDIVPIVTSVTKYAQIVMDPSTIRYHLEKALYLAQSGRPGPVLLDLPLDVQGALIDPDELPGYVPEPLALAPSNANVAEVLALLQGARRPLILAGYGVRCANAVSQLQQLAGQLGIPVATSQLGKDVMYFDHPLFVGHPGPKGDRAGNFAVQSADVILSIGCSLHGQTTGWESELFAPSAVKIQVELDAAVIARGQVGVSHAIQAGSLEFIDALLAASAGTTAPDWSAWRACTQSWKERYPVSAEAHVHNDAVNFYHFAEELSRMLADDACVVADAGSAFYVMGQALRVKNGQRFISSGSMGAMGFALPVANGAATTGAAGPTVCVTGDGSLMTNVHELSTMSHFGLNVKLFVINNDGYVSMRNTQRDFLGAHYVGADSRSGVFIPSMESMAASYALPFVRCDREEDLAATLAQVMAMDGPVLCEIVAPRDQKIIPSVVSVRLPDGRMRSSSIDSMFPHLADEIQAREMEQAAAL; encoded by the coding sequence ATGAAAATTCGAGTAGCTGACTATATTGCCTCGCGCCTGCTGGAGCAAGGCGTCAAACACGTTTTCCTGCTCAATGGTGGCATGATGATGCACCTGGTCGATACTCTCGGTCGCGAAGGCGGCCTCGGTTATATCCACCATCACCACGAGCAAGCCAGCGCGATGGCGGCCGACGGCTACGCGCGCCGAAGCGGCGAACTGGGCGTATGCTATGCGACCAGCGGCCCTGGCGCGACGAATATTCTGACAGGTCTGGCTGGCGCGTGGCAGGATAGCACCCCGCTGTTGTTCCTGACCGGCCAAAGCAAAAGTACCCAGACCATCCAGGGTTCCGGCATCGCCGGCCTGCGCCAGTTCGGCACGTTTGAAGTCGATATTGTGCCTATCGTTACCTCGGTGACCAAGTACGCACAGATTGTCATGGATCCTTCGACCATCCGCTACCACTTGGAAAAAGCGCTGTACCTGGCGCAATCGGGCCGTCCTGGACCTGTTTTGCTGGACTTGCCGCTGGACGTGCAGGGTGCGTTGATTGACCCTGACGAATTGCCAGGTTATGTGCCCGAGCCCCTGGCTCTGGCGCCATCAAATGCCAACGTGGCGGAAGTGTTAGCCTTGCTGCAAGGGGCGCGCCGGCCGTTGATTCTAGCCGGCTATGGCGTGCGCTGTGCCAATGCAGTATCACAACTGCAACAATTGGCTGGTCAACTCGGCATTCCTGTCGCCACTAGCCAGCTGGGCAAAGATGTGATGTATTTCGACCACCCCCTGTTTGTTGGCCATCCGGGACCGAAAGGTGATCGCGCCGGCAATTTCGCGGTGCAGAGCGCTGATGTCATCCTCAGTATAGGCTGCAGTCTGCATGGCCAGACCACCGGCTGGGAAAGCGAGCTGTTTGCACCGTCCGCCGTCAAGATCCAGGTCGAACTCGACGCGGCCGTGATCGCCCGTGGGCAAGTTGGCGTCAGTCACGCGATCCAGGCCGGCAGCCTGGAATTCATCGACGCCTTGCTGGCCGCTTCGGCCGGCACGACTGCGCCCGACTGGAGTGCATGGCGTGCTTGTACCCAGTCATGGAAAGAACGCTACCCGGTCAGCGCTGAAGCGCATGTGCACAATGATGCCGTCAATTTCTACCATTTCGCCGAAGAACTGAGCCGCATGCTGGCCGACGATGCTTGCGTAGTTGCCGATGCGGGCTCGGCATTCTATGTGATGGGCCAGGCCTTGCGCGTCAAAAATGGCCAGCGCTTCATCTCTTCCGGCTCGATGGGCGCCATGGGCTTCGCCTTGCCGGTGGCCAATGGCGCCGCCACCACGGGCGCCGCCGGTCCGACCGTTTGCGTCACCGGCGATGGTTCCCTGATGACCAACGTACACGAATTGTCGACGATGAGCCATTTCGGGCTGAACGTGAAGCTGTTCGTCATCAATAACGATGGCTATGTATCGATGCGCAATACCCAGCGCGATTTCCTCGGCGCCCACTATGTCGGCGCTGACAGCCGCAGTGGTGTATTTATACCGAGCATGGAATCGATGGCGGCCAGCTATGCGCTGCCGTTCGTGCGCTGCGACCGGGAGGAAGACCTGGCGGCCACACTGGCACAAGTGATGGCGATGGATGGCCCAGTACTGTGCGAAATTGTCGCGCCGCGCGACCAGAAGATTATCCCTAGCGTGGTGTCGGTCAGGCTGCCAGACGGGCGCATGCGCTCGAGCAGCATCGACAGCATGTTCCCGCACCTGGCTGACGAAATCCAGGCGCGCGAAATGGAACAGGCAGCCGCCCTATGA
- the rfbH gene encoding lipopolysaccharide biosynthesis protein RfbH: MSEQLTQQQIRDQIAALVAQYGALASVPKPFEPGVTVIPPAGKVVGAPEMGLMVEASLDAWLTTGRFNDEFEKRLAKFIGVEFLITVNSGSSANLVAFSALTSPKLGARAIQPGDEVIGVAAGFPTTVNPILQYGAVPVFVDVELGTYNIDASKIEAAITDKTKAIMLAHTLGNPFNLEVIVALCKKYNLWLVEDCCDALGATYNGQMCGTFGDIGTMSFYPAHHITMGEGGAVFTNNPELKAIAESFRDWGRDCYCAPGKDNTCGQRFCCKLGTLPEGYDHKYTYSHLGYNLKITDMQAACGLAQMDRAAGFVQARKDNFAYMKDGLKSCEEFLILPEATPNSDPSWFGFPITLRPEANVDRVNLLTFLDQHKIGTRLLFAGNLTRQPYMIGRNYRVSGELTNTDRIMHDTLWIGVFPGLTKEMMDFSISKIEEFFGVNF; the protein is encoded by the coding sequence ATGAGCGAACAACTGACCCAACAACAAATCCGCGACCAGATCGCCGCCCTGGTGGCGCAATACGGTGCGCTGGCCAGCGTGCCGAAACCTTTCGAACCTGGCGTGACCGTGATTCCTCCGGCCGGCAAAGTCGTCGGCGCTCCTGAAATGGGCCTGATGGTCGAAGCGTCGCTGGACGCCTGGCTGACGACGGGGCGTTTTAATGACGAATTTGAAAAACGCCTGGCCAAGTTCATCGGCGTCGAATTCCTGATCACGGTGAACTCCGGTTCGTCCGCCAACCTGGTCGCTTTTTCCGCCCTGACGTCGCCCAAACTGGGTGCGCGCGCGATCCAGCCCGGTGACGAAGTCATCGGTGTGGCCGCCGGCTTCCCGACCACCGTCAATCCGATTTTGCAATATGGTGCCGTGCCCGTCTTCGTCGACGTTGAACTGGGAACGTACAATATTGATGCCAGCAAAATCGAAGCGGCCATTACCGACAAGACCAAGGCCATCATGCTGGCCCATACCTTGGGCAACCCATTCAATCTGGAAGTTATCGTCGCACTGTGCAAAAAGTACAATCTGTGGCTGGTGGAAGATTGCTGTGACGCACTGGGCGCCACGTATAACGGTCAGATGTGCGGTACCTTCGGCGATATCGGCACCATGAGTTTCTACCCTGCGCACCACATCACCATGGGTGAGGGCGGCGCTGTATTTACCAATAATCCGGAACTGAAAGCGATTGCCGAATCGTTCCGCGACTGGGGCCGCGACTGCTACTGCGCACCGGGTAAGGACAACACCTGCGGTCAGCGTTTCTGCTGCAAGCTGGGCACGCTGCCGGAAGGCTACGATCACAAGTACACTTACAGCCACCTTGGCTACAACCTGAAGATCACCGACATGCAAGCGGCATGCGGTTTGGCGCAGATGGACCGCGCGGCCGGTTTTGTACAGGCGCGCAAGGACAACTTCGCGTACATGAAAGACGGGCTGAAAAGCTGCGAGGAATTCCTGATTCTGCCAGAAGCGACACCAAACTCGGATCCATCCTGGTTCGGCTTCCCGATCACCTTGCGTCCAGAGGCCAATGTGGACCGGGTCAACCTGTTGACCTTCCTCGATCAACACAAGATCGGTACGCGTTTGCTGTTTGCCGGCAATTTGACGCGCCAGCCGTACATGATCGGCCGCAACTATCGCGTATCGGGCGAACTGACCAACACCGACCGCATCATGCACGATACCCTGTGGATTGGCGTGTTCCCTGGCTTGACCAAGGAAATGATGGACTTCTCGATCAGCAAGATCGAAGAATTTTTTGGCGTTAACTTCTAA
- the rfbG gene encoding CDP-glucose 4,6-dehydratase, translating to MNAAFWQGKRVFLTGHTGFKGGWLSLWLQQLGADVTGYALEAPTTPSLFEVAGVARGMVSIIGDVRDGEALKRAMAQARPEIVIHMAAQPLVRYSYVNPVETYATNVMGVVNLLEAVRATPGVRSVVNVTSDKCYENREWPWGYRENEAMGGYDPYSNSKGCAELVTAGYRSSFFNAEKYAEHGIALGSGRAGNVIGGGDWAMDRLIPDMLRAIGAGQPVMIRNPHSIRPWQHVLEPLSGYLTLAEKLYTEGPVHAEGWNFGPHDTDAKPVEWIIERMTQEWGAGASWSLDGQNHPHEATYLKLDCSKARGQLGWHPRWDIGQTIAKIVEWHKAFDEGLDMRELSLAQITTYQNT from the coding sequence ATGAACGCAGCATTCTGGCAAGGCAAACGGGTCTTCCTGACTGGCCATACAGGTTTCAAAGGTGGCTGGCTCAGTTTGTGGCTGCAGCAACTGGGTGCCGACGTGACCGGCTATGCGCTGGAAGCACCCACTACCCCCAGCCTGTTTGAAGTGGCGGGCGTGGCGCGCGGCATGGTGTCGATTATCGGCGACGTGCGCGATGGTGAAGCGCTCAAGCGCGCCATGGCACAAGCGCGGCCGGAAATCGTGATCCATATGGCGGCCCAGCCGCTGGTGCGTTATTCGTACGTGAATCCGGTGGAAACCTACGCGACCAATGTGATGGGCGTGGTCAATCTGCTCGAAGCCGTGCGCGCCACGCCCGGCGTGCGTTCGGTGGTCAATGTTACCAGTGACAAATGCTATGAAAACCGCGAGTGGCCTTGGGGCTACCGCGAAAACGAAGCGATGGGCGGTTACGACCCCTATAGCAACAGCAAGGGTTGTGCCGAACTGGTGACGGCAGGCTACCGCAGTTCCTTCTTCAATGCCGAAAAGTATGCGGAACATGGCATTGCATTAGGCAGTGGCCGCGCCGGCAATGTGATCGGCGGCGGTGACTGGGCCATGGATAGACTGATTCCCGACATGCTGCGCGCCATTGGCGCCGGCCAGCCGGTGATGATACGCAATCCGCACTCGATCCGGCCGTGGCAGCATGTGCTCGAACCGCTGAGCGGCTATCTGACACTGGCAGAAAAGCTGTACACCGAAGGTCCTGTGCATGCCGAAGGCTGGAATTTTGGTCCGCATGACACCGATGCCAAGCCGGTCGAGTGGATTATCGAACGCATGACGCAAGAGTGGGGCGCCGGCGCGTCCTGGTCGCTCGACGGACAGAACCATCCGCATGAGGCGACTTATTTGAAGCTTGATTGCTCCAAGGCGCGTGGCCAGCTGGGCTGGCATCCGCGCTGGGACATCGGGCAGACGATCGCCAAAATCGTTGAATGGCACAAGGCCTTCGACGAGGGCCTGGACATGCGCGAGCTGAGCCTGGCACAAATCACGACTTATCAAAATACCTAA
- the rfbF gene encoding glucose-1-phosphate cytidylyltransferase yields the protein MKAVILAGGLGTRISEETSTKPKPMVEIGGKPILWHIMKSYSAHGVNDFIICCGYKGYVIKEYFANYFLHTSDVTFDMQNNQMEVHARNAEPWKVTLVDTGDETMTGGRLKRVKQYLEGEEAFCFTYGDGVSDVNITESIAFHKAHGKMATLTATQPPGRFGALILDGQKINSFQEKPQGDGAWINGGYFVLSPKVIDYIADDSTTWEKQPLERLAAEGQLDAFFHRGFWQPMDTLRDKVQLEELWQSGKAPWKAC from the coding sequence ATGAAAGCTGTTATTCTGGCGGGTGGACTGGGTACTCGTATTAGCGAAGAAACATCTACAAAACCAAAACCGATGGTTGAAATCGGTGGCAAGCCGATTCTATGGCATATTATGAAATCTTACTCCGCTCACGGCGTGAATGATTTCATCATCTGTTGCGGTTATAAAGGTTATGTCATCAAGGAATACTTTGCCAACTATTTTCTGCACACCTCGGATGTTACGTTCGACATGCAGAATAATCAGATGGAAGTTCATGCGCGCAATGCGGAACCTTGGAAAGTCACGCTGGTCGATACCGGTGACGAAACCATGACCGGCGGCCGCTTGAAGCGCGTCAAGCAATACCTGGAAGGCGAAGAAGCGTTCTGTTTCACTTATGGCGACGGTGTCAGTGATGTCAATATCACCGAATCGATCGCGTTCCACAAAGCGCACGGCAAAATGGCAACGCTGACCGCCACCCAGCCCCCGGGCCGTTTCGGCGCATTGATCTTGGATGGCCAGAAAATCAATAGCTTCCAGGAAAAGCCGCAAGGCGATGGCGCGTGGATCAACGGCGGCTATTTCGTGCTGTCGCCGAAAGTCATCGATTACATCGCGGACGACAGCACCACCTGGGAAAAGCAGCCGCTGGAACGCCTGGCCGCCGAAGGTCAGCTGGACGCCTTTTTTCACCGCGGTTTCTGGCAGCCGATGGATACCCTGCGCGACAAGGTGCAGCTGGAAGAGCTGTGGCAATCGGGTAAAGCTCCCTGGAAGGCTTGCTGA
- a CDS encoding HpcH/HpaI aldolase/citrate lyase family protein has protein sequence MSTPAKPSAAVNALKAKLAVGQAVLGVWSIIPSPVVVEIFALGGMDFAILDMEHGIFDVSGLDGCIRAVEAAGGVPLVRIPGVNPSAAQWALDLGAHGIVAPQVNNAGEAETVVRMAKYAPRGTRGYNPFTRAAQYANPPDNCSGKLSNDFSLTCVIIESESALADIDAICATPGLDVVYMGIYDLAVALGCDGNTRHPRVTSIVDSSIQRIRAAGKAAGMMVRSQQDIAAALALGANFLVYAVDTSIIRDAVVRAVTSFDQEHSIFLALNNTPDMMDPK, from the coding sequence ATGTCTACACCAGCAAAGCCATCCGCCGCCGTCAATGCGCTTAAAGCCAAGCTGGCCGTCGGTCAGGCGGTACTTGGCGTGTGGTCCATCATACCATCGCCGGTGGTGGTGGAAATCTTTGCACTCGGTGGCATGGACTTCGCTATCCTCGATATGGAGCACGGGATTTTCGATGTGAGCGGTCTCGATGGCTGCATCCGCGCGGTCGAGGCGGCTGGTGGCGTGCCACTGGTTCGCATACCTGGCGTTAATCCGTCGGCCGCGCAATGGGCGCTGGACTTGGGCGCACATGGCATTGTCGCGCCGCAGGTCAACAATGCGGGTGAAGCTGAGACCGTCGTCAGAATGGCCAAGTATGCGCCGCGCGGCACGCGCGGCTACAATCCGTTTACCCGCGCGGCGCAGTATGCGAATCCGCCGGACAACTGCTCTGGGAAGTTGAGTAATGATTTCTCACTGACTTGCGTCATTATCGAAAGCGAAAGCGCGCTGGCCGATATCGATGCCATCTGCGCCACGCCAGGACTGGACGTGGTCTACATGGGCATTTACGACTTGGCGGTGGCGCTTGGCTGTGATGGCAATACGCGCCATCCGCGCGTTACCTCCATAGTCGACAGCTCGATCCAGCGTATCCGCGCCGCAGGCAAGGCCGCTGGCATGATGGTGCGTAGCCAGCAAGACATTGCCGCCGCTTTGGCGCTGGGCGCGAACTTCCTGGTCTACGCGGTTGATACCTCGATCATCCGCGATGCCGTGGTGCGTGCGGTCACTTCTTTCGACCAGGAACACAGTATATTCCTGGCGCTTAACAATACTCCCGACATGATGGACCCGAAATGA
- a CDS encoding NAD(P)-dependent oxidoreductase — MKHIAILGASSQIAKDLICLMAPQDDTRLQLYVRDLAPAQQWLDQLDLAERCALYLYDAYGQHEHDAVINFVGVGDPQRAAKMGASIFSITQQYDDMVMAGLAQHPQRRYIFLSSGAAYGSTFLEPAGPATQAAISINALTPQEYYSVAKLHAECRHRAQPELAITDIRVFNCFSRTQDMAARFFITDIVRAIRENTVLQTSPDYMVRDFMHPEDFHQLVNCILDGPRRNGPIDCYTRAPVDKPALLEAMKRQFGLQYEFVGAASAMVNATGAKPYYYSLNRQAAELGYLPAYSSLDCITKETASILGRDPH, encoded by the coding sequence ATGAAACACATAGCCATCCTTGGCGCCAGCAGCCAGATCGCCAAAGACTTGATTTGCCTGATGGCCCCGCAGGACGATACACGCTTGCAACTATACGTGCGTGACCTGGCGCCGGCGCAACAGTGGCTGGATCAGCTCGACCTGGCCGAACGTTGTGCGTTGTATCTGTACGACGCGTATGGCCAGCATGAGCATGACGCCGTGATCAACTTCGTCGGCGTCGGCGATCCGCAGCGCGCTGCCAAGATGGGGGCATCGATCTTTAGCATTACCCAGCAGTACGACGACATGGTGATGGCTGGCCTGGCGCAACATCCGCAGCGGCGTTACATTTTCCTGTCCAGTGGGGCGGCCTATGGCAGCACTTTCCTGGAGCCTGCCGGACCTGCTACGCAGGCCGCCATTTCGATCAATGCGCTGACGCCGCAAGAGTATTACTCGGTCGCCAAGTTGCACGCCGAATGTCGCCATCGCGCCCAGCCCGAACTGGCGATCACGGATATTCGCGTATTCAACTGCTTCAGCCGCACGCAAGACATGGCGGCGCGTTTTTTCATCACCGACATCGTGCGCGCGATCCGCGAAAATACCGTGTTGCAGACATCTCCTGACTACATGGTGCGCGACTTCATGCACCCGGAAGATTTTCACCAACTAGTGAACTGCATCCTGGATGGCCCGCGGCGCAACGGCCCGATCGACTGTTATACTCGCGCCCCTGTCGACAAGCCAGCTCTGCTTGAAGCGATGAAACGGCAATTTGGTTTGCAATACGAATTTGTCGGCGCCGCCTCCGCCATGGTGAATGCCACAGGCGCCAAGCCGTACTACTATTCGTTGAACCGGCAAGCCGCCGAGTTGGGTTACCTGCCAGCGTATTCCTCACTCGACTGTATCACGAAGGAAACTGCCAGCATTCTCGGACGAGATCCACATTAG
- a CDS encoding NAD(P)-dependent oxidoreductase, giving the protein MMSTKPSELKNDCLRAAAGATETRTGLTNQHIAVTGGTGFLGSWIAEMVAALNDEYQLGITLDLYSRNAAEWAKSNQRLASRGDINLVVQDVRSPFAFHAATSYVIHAAGIPDNRVHASDPLRVFQTTVLGMAHALEAAAQLPDLKRLINLSSSLVSGTPERSGPITESDFFAIPVAQLHGVYRDAKRSAESLCAAYRSQFRLPISIIRPFTFVGPYQEIDRPWAINSFMRDMLTGSEIRMHNDGSARRSYLYGSDAAWWTLVALLKGVDGQVYNMGSAEPVSHMELIKLIEKISNKDAKIVFSNATLKVSKPDDLYPDLNHSYKSLGVEQTCTLEQAIKKTYRWHLKKTA; this is encoded by the coding sequence ATGATGAGTACTAAACCCTCCGAATTGAAAAACGACTGCCTTAGAGCTGCTGCAGGCGCAACCGAAACTCGCACTGGGCTGACCAATCAGCATATCGCAGTGACAGGTGGCACCGGTTTTCTCGGCAGCTGGATTGCAGAGATGGTCGCGGCGTTGAACGATGAATATCAACTTGGTATTACGCTTGATTTATATTCACGTAATGCAGCTGAGTGGGCCAAGAGTAACCAGCGTCTCGCTTCGCGCGGCGATATCAATCTTGTTGTACAAGATGTTCGCTCTCCATTCGCTTTTCATGCTGCGACAAGCTATGTAATTCACGCCGCAGGTATTCCAGATAACCGTGTGCATGCGTCTGATCCCTTACGCGTTTTTCAAACCACTGTGCTCGGCATGGCTCATGCGCTAGAAGCTGCGGCCCAGTTGCCGGACTTGAAGCGTTTGATCAATCTGAGTTCGAGCTTGGTGAGCGGGACTCCTGAGCGTAGCGGACCGATTACCGAATCAGATTTCTTTGCTATCCCGGTTGCTCAACTGCATGGTGTCTATCGTGATGCAAAGCGGAGCGCAGAAAGCTTATGTGCCGCTTATCGTAGCCAGTTCCGCCTGCCGATCAGTATCATCAGACCTTTCACATTTGTTGGACCATATCAGGAAATTGATCGCCCTTGGGCAATTAACAGTTTTATGCGTGACATGTTGACAGGAAGTGAAATTCGCATGCATAACGACGGTTCTGCGCGTCGCAGTTATTTATATGGCAGTGATGCTGCTTGGTGGACCCTTGTGGCGTTGCTTAAAGGTGTCGACGGCCAAGTCTACAATATGGGTAGTGCAGAACCAGTGTCACATATGGAGCTTATCAAATTAATTGAAAAAATCAGCAACAAAGATGCAAAAATTGTTTTCAGCAATGCGACACTAAAGGTGTCGAAACCAGATGACCTGTATCCGGACCTTAATCACAGCTATAAATCGTTAGGAGTCGAACAAACCTGCACATTAGAGCAGGCAATTAAGAAGACCTATCGTTGGCATTTGAAAAAAACTGCATAA
- the dmpG gene encoding 4-hydroxy-2-oxovalerate aldolase has product MTKKVLITDPTLRDGNHAVRHQLTAENIANYCRAAEAAGVPIVEVGHGNGLGASSMLIGEAKLTDIDLLAVARENLKHSKLGIHSIPGFCTIKKDLAKAIDAGVDVFRIASHCTEADTTDRHIGYIRQAGKEVFGVLMMSHMATPEVLVEEAKKMESYGAEGLIIMDSAGAYFPSDVTERISRLVDALSIPVGFHAHNNLGMGVINSVTAVNAGASMIDASIYGFGAGAGNAQLEVLIAVFQRLGIETGIDLYKILDAAGLAAKEFVTTIPTISSLSIVSGLAGVFSGFAKPVDRAAKEYGVDPRDIFFALGKRNAVAGQESLIFEVAQELAAKKVFV; this is encoded by the coding sequence ATGACTAAGAAAGTACTCATCACTGATCCGACCTTGCGTGACGGTAATCACGCTGTGCGCCACCAGTTGACGGCCGAAAATATCGCCAACTATTGCCGCGCCGCCGAAGCGGCCGGCGTACCGATCGTCGAAGTCGGCCACGGCAACGGCTTGGGCGCGTCGTCGATGCTGATCGGCGAAGCCAAACTGACCGATATCGATCTTCTCGCCGTGGCGCGCGAAAACCTGAAACACTCGAAGCTGGGTATCCACTCGATTCCAGGCTTTTGCACCATCAAGAAAGATCTGGCCAAGGCGATCGACGCCGGCGTTGACGTGTTCCGCATTGCTTCGCATTGCACCGAAGCTGACACCACCGACCGTCATATCGGCTACATCCGCCAGGCCGGCAAGGAAGTGTTCGGCGTGCTGATGATGAGCCATATGGCGACACCTGAAGTGCTGGTCGAAGAAGCCAAGAAGATGGAGTCGTACGGAGCAGAAGGCCTGATCATTATGGATTCGGCCGGCGCGTATTTCCCGTCCGACGTTACCGAGCGCATCTCGCGCCTGGTCGACGCGTTGTCTATCCCGGTCGGCTTCCACGCCCATAACAATCTCGGCATGGGCGTGATCAATTCGGTGACCGCGGTCAATGCTGGTGCCTCGATGATTGACGCCAGCATCTATGGTTTTGGTGCTGGTGCAGGCAATGCGCAACTGGAAGTGCTGATCGCCGTATTCCAGCGTCTCGGCATCGAGACCGGCATCGACTTGTACAAGATTCTCGACGCTGCTGGACTGGCTGCCAAGGAATTTGTGACGACAATTCCGACGATTTCGTCGCTGAGTATCGTCAGCGGTCTGGCTGGCGTGTTTTCCGGATTCGCTAAGCCGGTAGATCGTGCTGCAAAGGAATACGGCGTCGATCCACGCGATATTTTCTTCGCACTGGGCAAACGCAATGCAGTGGCCGGACAGGAAAGCCTGATTTTTGAAGTGGCGCAAGAACTGGCCGCGAAAAAGGTATTTGTATGA